The Gadus macrocephalus chromosome 13, ASM3116895v1 genome includes a window with the following:
- the snrpc gene encoding U1 small nuclear ribonucleoprotein C, translating into MPKFYCDYCDTYLTHDSPSVRKTHCSGRKHKENVKDYYQKWMEEQAQSLIDKTTAAFQQGKIPPTPFPGGPPPGGPPRPGMLPTPPMGGPPMMPMMGPPPHGMMPGGPGMGMRPPMGGHMQMMPGPPHMMRPPRPMMMPVRPGMMRPDR; encoded by the exons ATGCCGAA GTTTTACTGTGACTACTGTGACACCTACCTCACACATGACTCG CCGTCGGTGAGGAAAACCCACTGTAGTGGTCGAAAACACAAAGAGAATGTGAAGGACTACTATCAGAAATGGATGGAGGAGCAGGCCCAGAGCCTCATCGATAAAACGA CGGCTGCGTTCCAACAAGGAAAGATTCCGCCAACGCCTTTCCCTGGAGGCCCTCCACCAG GTGGCCCCCCACGGCCAGGCATGCTTCCCACACCCCCCATGGGAGGCCCCCCCATGATGCCAATGATGGGCCCCCCTCCCCACGGAATGATGCCCGGCGGTCCAGGAATGG GCATGCGGCCCCCAATGGGAGGCCACATGCAGATGATGCCGGGACCTCCCCACATGATGCGCCCCCCCCGACCTATGATGATGCCGGTGCGCCCAGGAATGATGCGACCGGACAGATAA
- the LOC132470568 gene encoding protein ILRUN-like, with the protein MDGMDMDVDAELMQRFSCMGTTDKDVLISEFQRLLGFQLNPAGCAFFLDMTNWNLQAAIGAYYDFESPNANAPAMSFVEDVTIGEGESVPPDTAFTKTWRIQNTGAESWPTGVCLKYIGGDQFGHVNMVLVRSLEPQGMFDVSVQMHSPAAPGMYQGQWRMCNATGLFYGDVIWVILSVEVGGLLGVTQQLSSFETEFNTQPQRHPQGDFNPFASPQKNKHHHHHHHHHHHQQDGGGGGGVERTGLKDGGGGGGPWETGPGPLGTEPNGVDLQSSRSPGVTYGQGVGGPFPSGQS; encoded by the exons ATGGACGGCATGGACATGGACGTGGACGCGGAGCTCATGCAGCGTTTCAGCTGCATGGGCACCACGGACAAGGACGTCCTCATCTCCGAGTTCCAGAGGCTGCTGGGCTTCCAGCTGAACCCGGCCGGCTGCGCTTTCTTCCTGGACATGACCAACTG GAACCTGCAGGCTGCGATCGGTGCATACTACGACTTTGAGAGCCCCAACGCCAACGCCCCGGCCATGTCCTTCGTGGAGGACGTGACGATCGGGGAGGGGGAGTCCGTCCCCCCAGACACAGCGTTCACTAAGACCTGGAGGATACAGAACACGG GCGCCGAGTCGTGGCCGACCGGTGTGTGTCTGAAGTACATCGGCGGGGACCAGTTCGGCCACGTCAACATGGTGCTGGTCAGGTCCCTGGAACCCCAGGGGATGTTTGACGTCAGCGTGCAGATGCACAGCCCCGCCGCCCCGGGCATGTACCAGGGCCAGTGGAGGATGTGCAACGCCACCGGACTCTTCTACGGAG ATGTGATCTGGGTGATCCTGAGCGTGGAGGTGGGCGGTCTGCTGGGCGTGACGCAGCAGCTGTCCTCCTTCGAGACGGAGTTCAACACGCAGCCACAGCGCCACCCGCAGGGCGACTTCAACCCCTTCGCCTCGCCGCAGAAGaacaagcaccaccaccaccaccaccaccaccaccaccaccaacaggacgggggcggcggcgggggcgtggAGAGGACGGGGCTGAAGgacggcgggggcggggggggccccTGGGAGACGGGGCCGGGGCCCCTCGGGACGGAGCCCAACGGGGTGGACCTTCAGAGCAGCCGGTCCCCGGGAGTCACCTACGGACAG GGCGTCGGCGGGCCCTTCCCCTCCGGACAGAGCTAG